A stretch of DNA from Labrus mixtus chromosome 6, fLabMix1.1, whole genome shotgun sequence:
TATgcaacacgtaaggagaggcatttaggttacgggctcactggccttagcgtaggcgcaaggatagcatttagctgtggggttGTGTGTAACTCGTAACAATATTACTCGaccgactggaaaacttggtgggagtttctggcacagcactaaactggtttgaatcctacttaaaggacagagacttcttcgtgtctataggtaacttcaaatctgagcaaacaaaaattacttgtggagttccccaaggttccatcctggggcTACGAACTACGCAGATGAcgcacaaatatatattacaatgtcgccaggcacccatggtcccataaaagcactgggtaaatgcataaagcaaatcaatgagtggatgtgcaaaaatCTCCTCCagttaaacaaagacaaaactgaggttgttgttttggagcaaaggaggagcgactaagagtcagcacacagcttcagtcagtaagactgaaaaccacagaccaggcaagaaatctgggtGTAGTGATGGAAATTTTAAAAGCCCCGTTAAGACATTTACAaagtcagcctactatcacctgaagaacatatcaagaattagaggactgatgtcccagcaggacctggaaaaacttgtccatgcttttatgTTCAGTCAtcttgattactgtaacagtgtctttacaggtctgcctaaaaaatcagtcagacaactgcatctgatccagaacgctgctgctagagtcctcaccaaaaccaagaaaatggatcacattcAGTCCTGTTCTGAGGTCTTtgcactggctcccagtctgtcagagaatagactttaaagtcctgctgctggtttataaagcgcttaatggtttagggccaaaatacattagtgagcTCCTGATTActtacgaaccatccagaccgctcaggtcgtctgggacaggtctgctctctgtccccagagtcagaaccaaacacggagaagcagtgttcagtttctatgctccttatatctggaacaaactcccagaaaactgcaggtctgctgaaactctcagtcacacctgtttacagctgcctttaattaaacagctttaataagattttaaacttttactctgaactgcaattattatttttttttttaagtcttttaatttctttacttttatttttttatttaaattaatttaattttttttgaacatattttcagattaaataatttcagtgattttttcctctctcatgatgcttttgtcttgtgtgaggcactttgaattgccttgttgttgaaatgtgctgtataaataaacttgccttgccttcaCTTATTGCTTATGTTTCAAAGTGTACAGAATGTTAGTTTGTTCAATGAATTCATGTGATCCATATTTTGTTAAATTgtgttaaattattattattcatgagTAATGGTGATTAATATTTGTtatctcaatatcaatcaaaataatcgtGATTAGAATGTTTTCAAGCAGCCCTGCTTATTTGTAGCTTATTCTACATTTCCCTCCTAATCACTGCGTATTTGTAGTAAGTAGAAATAGAAGAAATATCACACTCGAGGTCATGCTATTGTACAGAATATGAACTTTGCTACTTTTGGTAATAAGAGCACCTGAGGCGGACTGATACATTTGGTAAAAAGGTCCAGGATTGTAAAACTGCACTCATGGACGGCCACTCAAATTACCTGTTCAGGATTAACTCTTACATCAAATACATTCTGATATGCGTACCTCTATTTTTACAtcttgtgtctctctttgtctgttttcaagGGTTTGGGAAATTTGGGTCTTCAGAATTTCCACCAGAGGACGCTGTCAGCCTCCTCCTCGTCTACAGCCAAGATCACCTGCTTCGCTGCCGCGTTCATCGTTCCAACGTTAGGAATCCCTCCTATACTGCTCGGTGCAGTGGCTGCATCAACAAGTACGATTCAGGGATTGTATTCTCTCacttctctgcttgtttgtttgtgtattacATGTTGTAATCTTTCTACTCACCTGTTCGTCACACTCTCATCGTGTTTCTCAGACTGGAACTTGACCTCTTATGGTCCTGCGTCTCCGATTGAACGTGGGGAGATGGGGCTCATCCTACCCATCGTCCTGCAGCACCTTACCCCGACCTACATCTCCATTATTGGTATTGGGGCGGTGGCTGCTGCTGTCATGTCATCCACTGACTCGGCTTTGCTGTCTGCAGCCTCCATCTTCACCTCCAACATCTACAGGAACATCAtcaggacacaggtgaggaaAAGACAGTGAGGGGAGTTTTAGTCCAGAAAATTCAGAGAGAGAATAAGAGCAAAAACAGGAATTCAGGAAAgaaatcttcatcttcatcttcctcccctTCAGGCATCAGAGCACGAGATCCAGTGGGTGATCAGGATCTCGATCGTGGTTGTGGGCTTGGCTGGTACGTCCCTCACCTTCCTGGATAACAGCGTCCTGATGATCTGGATGCTTCGTTCGGACCTCACCTACACTTTAATGCTCCCGCAGATCGTCTGCGTCCTCTTCTTCAAGGTCTCCAACGGTTACGGAGCTGTCCTGGGCTGCGTGGTTGGCATGCTTTTGCGGGTGCTGTGCGGGGAGCCGCTGCTTCAGATTCCCCCCGTGCTCAAATTCCCAGGATGCACCCTGGTAAACGGCGTCTACATCCAGCGCTCTCCAATCAGGACCATCTGCATGCTGTCAGCCGTGGTGTccatcttgttgttctcctacCTGTCGTCTATGCTCTTCAACAAAGGCCTGATTCCTGAGAAATGGGATGTCTTTAACGTGAAAGCTCAGTATTCGACACAACCGCAAGACGAGGCCAAATATGAAACTAAGGAGGAGAACTTAAAGGAACTCAATGAGAACAATGACGTGTGTGAACCGATGTTAGAATCGACATGCTGAGGAATATTattgaaattcatttttaatcagTACAGACTTCAagaacaaatgtatttaatgtgttAAACATACTTTTAATAACACAggatattttgaatttttgtataATTTTATACATAGCAtaaatggggggaaaaaaacatcacaccGTGGatgatattatttttattattatcttatgaagtattattttataatgaagttaatattattttatagGAAACCATAAAGGAAACCTGTGATGAAGGTCATATCTTCTTAAAGAAGAGCTACGCAGCTATCTAATGTACACGTTTCAATGTTGGCTTACTGTAACCTTGGTACGCAGGGTCCAGCTTAGTATGTTggagaaatcattttaaaaaacaatacaatacaagCTCACACTTAATATTGGCAGACACATAGCAAAAGGAGTCAGACAGCGATCACAAGCAATAAACAACCACGACTCTTCCGCCACCCGTCTTCTTTTTTTCGGCTAATCCCAAACCGGGTAGTGATTCATAACTGCTCCCGTGTGCTCTGGATGTTTCTCTTGTTCCCCAACAAGTCGAACGCACGAAGAGTAAATACCAGGAAAGCAACGTGTAGACCTCCTGATCCAACGCCTGATCCACcttgactggattttactggagaggaggagcagcgaCCCTACCTTGCGCTCGCTATCACAGAATCTCTGAGGCTGAGTCCAGACGTCACAGAGAGGACGCTCACTTTGGaatgtcttcaaaaaaaaaaaaaaaaattcaaggcCGATAAGATTATCCATCCAACCTCTTACGGACAAATTATGCAAGAACAGGTATCTTTGAAGATTTTGTACCTCGTCTGCAATTCACTACCTCACCAAAGAGTAAAGGAAGTCCGAGATTTACTtactcactctcttttttttcttctcctgctttggtgttttttttggttctgcCACGATGTCTTGTCGATAAAGTGGTTGCATTGtgggcttttttgtttttttgcctgaaAGCTGTGTAACAACATCAGCTCGACCTAAGTTTGGGAACAGAGAGGCAATGAAAGACAGCATCATTCTCTTGATAATTAGTGGTCATAGCATATGAATGAATCTAAAGCTGTGCTGAAGGTGAAAGTAGTAACAGCATGTTGCTCTCAAGGTGATCTCAGATTTGACCATACACCACTCTGTGCTTCAGAATCTCCAAACAAAAGGTTTGTCATGCGATTAGCCTGGCGTGACAAAAGTGATTTCTTCTGCAGTAACAACACCCCTGAATGATTGAGGAAAAACTTTTATTTGCCTTTGTTAATTTCCGGTTGAAAATATGATGATGAAATTGGTTAATCTAAAAATGTTAAAGGTTTcaatgacagtaaaaaaaaaaaagaaaaaaaaaaaaaaaaaaagacaactcgaggaattatgttttaaaaagtatcaaaatgaatgtgcaTATAAATGTTATGTAATGAAATCCTTCACTTGTATGAGTCCTCACAACTATTAAGGACTCCATATGTGTCCTACGAGCTTCTGAtgacacgttaaaaaaaaaccaccctCTGCCTGATAAGTCAACATGGGACTGTGTGGCATGCCAGGACAATGACAGATGTCCAAGACCGTCCCCTCCCCCCACCGTCCCCCcaaccctcctctctcccttcccCTTGATGTCTGCGTAAATCTAAGTCAAACAACAATATATCAGCGGTGTCTTATATAAGGTGACATCTAGCTCCTGATTTGTCTGTGTGCCAACAGCTCCGGTGGAACAATCATCCCACATGACAGACTGAGATAAAGGTCTTCTATAAAAAGACTACAAAAGCGAGTGTCCCTCTTATTGCTCTGGCTGCTTCCTGTGTCCCCTGTTTGATGGTGACGTTATAATATTAGCATGCAGTGCCGGGGAGAGAAGGTGTAGTGATAATCATTTTGGATCAACGTATCAGTcggcttttactttttaatcatccacaaaatacaaaagaggTTACTCACTGACCTTGAATTAATTTGTTCTTTTGCAACAtagattaggtttttttttgtttttcatcaggaTGAATCTGTcaatgtttccttaatgtttcTTTGCAACAGAATCCATGTTTAAGGGCAAACTTCCACAATGAGCCTCGACTAAAGTTGCACCTGAATATGAGGTTTAGTGTTTTTATGAACGTTGAATTACAAGTGTCTTGACCCGACAGggtttaaacagaaacatagGAATGTAACAATCAGCGACGGCGTAGTCAATGcagtgcaaacaaaacaaaaaaaatcagtgtcGTTAAAAGTGTGAGGCCAATGGGAAAGTACGCATTCtaaaacgcaaaaaaaaaaaaaaaaaacgatagtAGGGTTACTAAACGCACGACCTGCATGACCAGAACTCATTTGTGAATTTGTGATGATACACAAGATGTTATTTTTGAACAGAACATGTAAAATCTGTCAAGCTTTTCTGAACCTGGAGTTCTGCACTTGtatttgttgtgaaaaaaagaagagaagaaacaaggATTGTAAATTGAGAGAGGATTTCACTTTGAGTGATGAGAATTTGCTGTGAAGGGGGATAAACTACGAAAAGACACTTTGAGGGCTTAATCAAATTGGCTCCTGCTATGAGTTTATACATTTACATATTAAAGCTGATTTTCTGTGGTTcttgaaaacactgaaataaaaatttcatttaatttgttttatgtgaTCTCACACTTCTCTCCCCCCAGCAgaatatctttaaaatgtaatactCACTGAAGCAGTGCTGGACTGTGCAGGTGATGAAGCAGCTGAACAATCATAAGGATGGCTGTAGTGACACCTGCTGGTCAACTGGGACACTACATATTATAGAGTGTTTTCTGACCAAATAGTTCTGGTGACTTTTTGAAGAGAAACTATCCACTAGGTAATtccacaataacatcacacaatggggacttttttttctgtctcgaTTTGCATCGCCATGATGCTGGGagagtacctactctgaagcaggagcaaaaaaatgttcctcttaACGGGGTTCTTGGAACTAAAATTGTTTATAGTTCAGTTCTTAGAAATATGAAGAAGTTCATGTAGTCCCAAAACGCCTGAAGTTAGTTATCTGACACATTCAAACGGGTAATATCAACTTCTATTcctattttaattcatttttttttaaaaaggtcccAGTGTCCAAACACTGCAGAAACCAGAGAAACAGTTCTGTATAAATCCTATTaacaaataattataatttaagagCACAGCAGTGTTGTTAACAAAATTCACTCTTTAAGAAATGGTCCTTGTTAGGAATCTTACCTCGATTTTGTAGGGGTTCAGGATCTTCACTTGGAGTCAGCTATCCTGCTTCCTCTGACAGTCACCTCATTAGAAGTTAAACAGCATCCTGTTAGTCAATGCTCCACTCCTCAACACTCTCTTATATATGTCTGGTCATGTAAAGTATGCCAGCTGAAGTATTTAAACAGTTTGTGTACAGAATTCAGTCTCATTTACTCTCAAtctaaaaaatatcaaacagtttTACAAGCAAGTCTTCAGTAATCTGACCGGCTGCTTCATATGTGTCATTTGAAGCAAATACTACATACTGCACAAGTTAAATACAGACTAAGTTAAGGGAGACTGGAGGTGAGGAAacatctgaagaagaaaaaatgatgatgaaaaatgaattgaTGAGACCTCCTccatgacagacacacaatTTGACATCAgtagacattttattttgcacacGTTCAATGAGAACAGACTCTATGATAAGCAGAGAGCCGCTGCTGCTCTGTCCTCTGGGATTACCCTTTCAAACATGTTACAGATTAAGCCACACCCtaatcagtgatgtcacagtagGTGCCCTTGGCTTTAACATACAATCCATCTATTAAATATACTGCTAACCCACAAAGGGGTGGGGACTTTTCCGAATGGCATTTGGTGAGTCTGTGTACCCTTGGGTTGACGttaagaataaagttgtaaccTCGtgtgcagaaaacacagaagagacaGAGGAACGCAGTCACTAAAATCACAGCATCACAGGgtttttgaatttccctcaggatcaataaagtatctatctatctatcttcagCGGAATGAGAAAGTAAGTGGTACATTTGTTGGATCAGTTCAAGGGGTTGAGCAATATTTAGAAAAGATTATAGTAAAACacgttttgtgtgtttcaggatctGTACAGCTTACTCTTACCATCCAACAGTTTATTTTTGGTTGGATGGAATTGAAGATTTAACCCATTGGATTTGCTGTATCGCAAGTTGTCAgccataaaaaaggaaaaacagcaCACATTAAATAACTCAATCTGTCCATGATTAGTGCAGCAGAAGTCAGTTTTCCGAAAGACAAAAAACTGGTTGTTATGTCTTTGAAGTAGCCCTGCCATTGTCCTCTTTTGTCCTCCCAGCCGTCACAGAGGAGGGGCAGGATTCTCAGTCCTGGAAGTCATGAGGGTCCTGATTCTGCTCCAGGTTTAATTGTGGGGTCTACGGTAGTTCCTTCATAAACCACCTTGTTCTTGATGCCGCCCTGGATCATTCTCTGCTGCACTCGAAGCTTAGCGTTGTTCATCCTGCAGTAAAACCTGGAGAGGGAGACGCAACAGGTTTCTGTCACTAACAGCAACAAGAGAGTAAACTGCAGCTTATAGCCAGTGTGACTGGTTAGAGTTTTTATCTCTTATGTCaggggacaaaaaaacaagtttaattcTGATTGGACAGACAAGATAAGGATGATGTGTCAGATAAAATGAAGACCTACCAGGAGCCGAGAGTGGTCAGCATAAAGCCTGCAAATCCAACATCAAAAGACCTCCTTACCCG
This window harbors:
- the LOC132975655 gene encoding high-affinity choline transporter 1-like, producing the protein MALNIPGVAVMIFFYLLVLGIGIWASIKSKREAKKGQGDKTEMALLGNRGINLVVGIFTMTATWVGGGFIVGTAEAVYNPSMGLIWAVMPIAATMCFIIGGLFFAEPMRDNKYVTMMDPFQIKYGKVPTAALSLASLISEIMWVTGTLIGLGVTMSVILDLSYTVSIWISAAVAITYTLMGGLYSVAYTDIIQLILIFISLWLCVPFAMMGPAVVDITETAFNSTFGSPWVGTLEADRVWRWIDNFLLLGLGNLGLQNFHQRTLSASSSSTAKITCFAAAFIVPTLGIPPILLGAVAASTNWNLTSYGPASPIERGEMGLILPIVLQHLTPTYISIIGIGAVAAAVMSSTDSALLSAASIFTSNIYRNIIRTQASEHEIQWVIRISIVVVGLAGTSLTFLDNSVLMIWMLRSDLTYTLMLPQIVCVLFFKVSNGYGAVLGCVVGMLLRVLCGEPLLQIPPVLKFPGCTLVNGVYIQRSPIRTICMLSAVVSILLFSYLSSMLFNKGLIPEKWDVFNVKAQYSTQPQDEAKYETKEENLKELNENNDVCEPMLESTC